The following proteins come from a genomic window of Candidatus Binatia bacterium:
- a CDS encoding nucleotidyltransferase domain-containing protein, which yields MNALVERNLDTVSEICRRFRVRRLYLFGSAATDRFDPQGSDLDFLVRFLDRQPTGAYADRVLGFSEALEQIFGRHVDVITEESVRNPYFRREIERTRLLVYECADQEAAA from the coding sequence ATGAACGCACTCGTCGAACGCAACCTCGACACGGTGTCGGAGATCTGCCGCAGGTTTCGCGTGCGACGCCTCTATCTTTTCGGATCGGCCGCAACGGACCGGTTCGATCCGCAAGGGAGCGACCTGGATTTTCTGGTCAGGTTTCTCGACCGCCAGCCTACCGGGGCCTACGCCGATCGCGTCCTCGGGTTCAGCGAGGCACTCGAGCAGATCTTCGGTCGACACGTAGACGTCATCACCGAGGAGTCGGTTCGAAACCCCTACTTCCGTCGGGAGATCGAACGGACGCGGCTACTCGTATATGAATGCGCAGACCAAGAAGCTGCTGCATGA